The stretch of DNA AGGGTTAAGACACATAGAACTCATACATAATCCAATGACATTTAGTCATAATTTTAAGCcgtttgaagaaagaaaaaaacttcatgCATCaatagagataaaaaaatacgATAGTTACGTCATTTTTTGCGTTTTTAGATAAATCTGGTAAATATTTTCCGGCTTTTTCCTACTGATCCTgatgaaaaatggaaaatctagGATGATTTCTTATCCTTTATTGGTTCCCAGAAGATCACGGTGTATGGCAACTGTTTCTTCAAATGATGGGCTCTCTCAAATAAATACGAATAAACTCGtttaccaatttttttttctgtgtacaTTGCAGTACGTATATACGGTATATACACAGATCACCCTCAAATGCATTCATCTGCAATTTTTCCACAAGAGCAATTCAATATATCATCCTCAATTCACTGATTTTATTCGTTTGATCTTTTCCGGTGATTTTCCTCGTGCAAAATGATGCATAAAAAACTCTTTGGCTCTTTTATGCTTTTAGTAGCATAGCGCGTGGAGGGTGATGGTTgcgaaattttctctctgtgttttgtttttccttgcccataaatttcaattctctctctcgcaAATTAGTCtctatttaattcaaattagcgtcaaagtaattttctctTGGCACTTTTCACCTGAATTCCACGAGGTCACCACACCGAGTGAAAATATCAAGCAATTTTGTGTAGTTTGTGTTGCATCCTTTGTTGTTTGAATCCACTCAACACTAATTACTTACACACAAAATCAACGCTGAAGAAGGTTCTCCATTGCAACATccacattatatatttattgtaTGTTTATATCGTGAAGTGGGTTAAATTTTGGACAAAAGACCACGGTGCATGACATCATCGCAGATGGAGAATATTTATCTTGCCTTAATTCATATTGATGATCaggcaataaatttaaatttattgattgaaatcGAATATCAAGTGTTACTTTCTTCTTGCAATGTGAATAAGTGCTAATGACGATctcttgttaatttttttaaatatattttttaataaaatttacatcaGTTTGCTGAATTTATCGTATCAGATTAAAGCTAAATcgttaaataattattttcttcgtaCTTGTTGtaatgagaaaatgattttattctattcatAAAATGCCCTTACGTTGCTAATCCCAAGAGCCCCCCACTATCGCTTTGTCAtcaagagaaataaaaatgcttcTGTATTTcacagaatgatttttttaatgaaataactTAATGTAAATCGCAATTTTGATCATCTCTCCATGCATATGAAGCAGCAACTTGCTCTTTTGAATAATTCCACCGTGAGAATTCTCTGAGTGCTACAAAAAATGAATCTTCAATCTGCGGATTAATCTTAAATATTCACACCACAATTTCCAATAGATTCCCTTCGGAAATATCCAAAAGATCAACTGGATAATGATCACTTGTttgatcaaaagaaaaattacatacatTTCGTTTAACCATAAACGGATACCGCAGCACGGATTGCAAAGAAAAGCTCATCAcacatgagcttttttttgcaataaattgtcTCAATGAGTAGCCACGATACTGTAAATGTTTTCCCATCACGAAggatttaatcaaataataatCATAAACCTTATGAAGCGCCGCAGGCAGTGAAATACGAAAAATGCTCCAAGTGTGGTATTTGCCAAGATAAGATCGCGTACTTAAAGGCCATATAAATAAGTATATGAGTTAATTGAATGCAGAGCTTTTACTTGAGAATCACACTCATTGTGTGATGATCCTCACTGaggcaataataataataataataatttcaagtCAGATCGTTGGCATTTCAtttgcttcttcttcacaGTGCGCAAATATTTAGCTACCACACGacggaaaattttgcaaaaagattcCCAGCCAGCAGCTCCAATGGGCTGCATTCGGCCGAGGTACACGGGGGGGAAGGACGCGGGAGAAATGAGTGTGAGATTGGAAGTGTTTGTGACTcgataaattcacaaaatcgGTCAATAGGTAATGTGTGATCATTGCTAAATGTGCATTTGTGGTACCATCGTGTCACGATTTTGGTATTTTCCTATTCACAAACACTTTTAATCTGCCATTCGATTCACAACCATCGCACGGAATTTCCTGCCGCATCGCAAAACGTGTGAagatttcattattttaaggtttttcttttttcattaaaacttgCCTTTTTCTctcgaaatatttttatcgttaatataaaatttatttccctaaaattctcataatttattctattaattctTTAGCAGGTTTAGGGTTCAAGTCGAGGTTTAATTTGGAATTAATTCGTTGAAGTCAAAGCTTAAGCCACAGATTTATAGCTTCTTGGCACTTGAGATTTGATTTAATGGATTTAAGTTAaactttttgtaaaatttgtaaaactctaaatatttaagaaaagagacgaattttatggatttaaagacgtttttttccctttcttGTGCTCATCTTTTAACCCCAACGCTCCCAAAATATCTCAGCTTCACGATaaagcatttaaatttattcatcatgAAATTATATCGCAATGTTTAGTGACATTTTCCACCATCAATTGAATCTCATCGcatttatttcactttaccCACGAATTGCGATCATCACCTTGGGGGCTCCAGATGGCACACACAGAATCGCGCGGATTGTTTATTGTCAGTCATGGTGGACTCTTCACCCAAATGCACTGCCACACTAAAAAAGGAGTGTTTTATTATTCGTACCACTATGTTGTGcttttaaacatgaaaattgcatATAATACCAGGGGGAGCAGCATATTGCATgtatattttgaagaagaaagaaaaaaagtcacagaTACAGCAAAGATCATgtgtaattttgaaatatttttgccaaagtGCTCTGCCTTCTTCATTGAGCATCTTGTGAGTgattttgcattgattttgCAACATTTAATATCTCCATTCTCATAGCATAAATACCAAACAATgtttaaataatatgaaaaatttagacAAGCACGTACtctaatatttttgaaggcactTTAAAAGCTCTTTGCTCTGAAAATGGGTAGTAGAgacttgaaaaatttgtttttgagactttaaagggttttttttatgtaaagcAAGACGTCGCTGGATGATCTGACACACATtggatataatttttaaaaaattctatgacGGTCTCTTCGGCAAgaagttttctcaaaattgtttaaaCAGATCGGTTCCCATCTCGATCTCATCTgtttgcttcaaatttttctaaaatatttaattaaaaagaacttaacaatgaaactaattaataaaaaattgttcaaacaaaattattcgCTTGTTCgaagagggagagaaaaaagaggagaaaatcaaataattcattaaaagcaAAACACTTGTACAcgaggaaaaattaaacaagtcGAGCCTAAAgctcattttatttaagtcGAAGAggttttaaattaagattctCTCTGGAAAAGAACCAACACTGACTTCTATTTgaagtcaaataaatttttcacgatCACCTATATTAGACATCACGAATTGAGGCATAGCAACAGAAGCATATTGCTAAAAATTAGTAATGAACCTAAAACAAGTTCAAAGTAAAGCCAAATAATTCACAGATGTTTCAATACGTAATAATCTACTTGCTTTGATGAAGACTCTTCGCGATTTAAGGTGTATAAAAGCTCCTGGAATGTAGATGAGGGTATCAGTTTAGCAGATTCTCAAGCTAAAGAAACTTAACCAAGATGCGATTCGTTCTTTTGGCCTTCTCCGTTGCTTTGGTGCTCTCACCAACATTTGGTAAGACttttaatcaaaagaaaattttgttgttgcttttaataattatttttccctaaacttttttttttgtagccaGACCAGGTCTTTGGGATCAAGTAACTAATATTACTCAGTTAGTACAAGGTGCTGCGAGTAGACTCAAAAATCATATAACAAGCTCTGTGGCACTATTCACAAATACTATCACcgaagcaataaaaaatgcaaattcttttGTTTCGGGACTCCTCCAGCAAGTCAATAAAACCATTACGGATATTATAAATGGTTTAGGAGAAGTGATGAGGGCCTCTGTGAATTCAGCTGGAAATGTTGTTGTTGAAATTATTGATAGCACTGGAAATGTTTTGGAAGTTGTCGTTGATGAGGCTGGAAATCTCTTGGAGGTAGCTGGAACACAATTGGAAACTGTCATTCCTCTGCCCGGTGTAGTTGTTCAGAAGATAATTGATGCTCTCCAAGGAAATTCATGGACTCCACCGGATCCAGCTTCACCAACTGTTTCCCAGCAGTCTTAACTACAACTGCAATGATGTGGTATTTAACggagaatttttgaatatgaATGTTCAAATCCAAATTCCATAATTCCGATAATTCCGAATAAAGCAATTTGTAAAGAGAAAACCATATACTTGAAATTATGGAATAATCATGTTTTGTTTAACCTTTccgcgtccacgtgaaacatagaaatattgaaacatgcgctctttttatcacgatattttttCTGTGGATGCTTCTAGAAGAggtttctcagtcagaacgtcttcttttgCCTCTtaacaaaacttaaaaaaatattttaaagcctaaaaaaagactaaattcaaatcgaaaagtcctaaataagtttttggatttttttcggttttgagttgttcggtttttagcgtttttagcaaaaaaaaattatcatgtgAAGTGAAATGttcagatcttcggaaatattcagatgattcgcttaaaaaaccaaaatattcaccagataaacaccccttggtagCAAAATTCATTCCATAATGTTTCTTACTTATTCAAATGAGAGGAATcataaaacgttaaaagtgaaatgtgaagatgaaCCTTCCTTGTGTGAATGGGTTTCTGCACACATGAAAATCCTCAAAcaatattatattgaaaatgtgAAGGATTCCCTTTTCCAATTCTTTAATGTCACCACATTGATCATCGCACGTTCTCAAATTAAATCATCTCTCATGCCCAAGATAAATTGGAATGTTTGTTTAATCATATAGTATTTTGTGTGATGGAATTCACTTTTCCTCGACTTAAATGCAAGCATTGTACCGTGTTGGAAGTAACAAATGTGAGAAGACGCACGGTTGGAAAAAATGATGGAATTGTGTCGCGATCTTCGGGTGAAAAGGTTTTgctttaaagtaaaaaaaaaaagaagaaaaaagagcaaaCGACCTTGTGAAGTGATCATCGTGCGAGCAATTTATCCACCATCACACCCAAAAAAGCGATTGCTGCTAAAGACTTCGCATTTGGCGGCAAAATGTAACAAACAATGCCACCAACAGTCGCTCCAGAGCAATTTTGTGAGCTCCCCAGAAGTTCGCATACCACGCAAgccgaaaaaaaagatctcgCACATGGAGGGTTTAATGGTGAGGAGTGATTGACAGATTACcatcataaataatttaaattcatccAACAAAATGCGATCTTCATGAATCTCATGGCGCGTACCGCCAAAATGGGTTGATCTTAAACGATAAATTGCCACCTTCGCGAAAGAAAAGATCACTCGCACAATTAATCGATCGTACAAATTGCTGGTGATCTCtgtggaatgttttttttttgggaaattcttgCATGTTTCGCAAGTGAAGATCATCAAGAGCAACCCACACATAATTTATGTCGACTGAAGAACTTCCCTCccatattttacttttaagaaGATGCAGAAAAAATTCACTTCAAGAGACACCATCGTAGAAGGACGAAGCAATTTATGGCACAATTCGAAATGATCATCGTGGGcaatttacttaagaaaaaaaaactacaccCAAATTACCTAATGACTCACATTTCTTTCCACCCTGATCAccgtttttttgtgtgtaaaatcGGAAAACCGTCGCTCCGATCACGATTTCATGATTTTAATCACAACATGTCCTTCGAACATAGTCAATTTGCCACACTTTGGGCTCTCCTCCATCTACATGCGGGAATTCCTCTCTTGAGgtgttttaattaacaaacttCAACGTCAGtgtgttaaataaattgaattttgacgagaaaattattgtttttttttttttttttttttttgagaaaaatattccattttgatCATCagaaatgtttcatttaatCAAAAGGGGATCAATGAGATTGTCAGAAAACTAAAGACAGCTGGATAAAGCTCGgtataaaggaaaataaatatggGCAGGGAAAGAGCGGggaaaaagtcacttaagggtttagaaaagctcaaaagataGATCAAAATGATATGAGAAAGAATTGTAGGGCAGAAAATGTCCTGAAGAAATGTGCCATGAGCTTTTTCCAAATccttaagtaatttttttgctccactctccactatttttttttaaattaaataaaaagtattaaaaagaatttaataagaattaacaaat from Lutzomyia longipalpis isolate SR_M1_2022 chromosome 4, ASM2433408v1 encodes:
- the LOC129795980 gene encoding uncharacterized protein LOC129795980, which translates into the protein MRFVLLAFSVALVLSPTFARPGLWDQVTNITQLVQGAASRLKNHITSSVALFTNTITEAIKNANSFVSGLLQQVNKTITDIINGLGEVMRASVNSAGNVVVEIIDSTGNVLEVVVDEAGNLLEVAGTQLETVIPLPGVVVQKIIDALQGNSWTPPDPASPTVSQQS